In one Meles meles chromosome 17, mMelMel3.1 paternal haplotype, whole genome shotgun sequence genomic region, the following are encoded:
- the LOC123927411 gene encoding Fc receptor-like protein 3 isoform X5: MAHCPRDDHTLRSDGNSSEFQISAVWKEDSGYYWCEVATASHSVLKPSPRSHVLVQSEPRGGAAGGVLGGRERSRAPGRPPLGLRCPCGRGGYGASGTPLDSAVSGHGAQSPWLCSPGPQSDHRELSWSTLCCAPRTRGVPVSAVLLETQPQGGHVLAGERLVLVCSVAEGTGDTTFSWHREDTGERLGSTRQRSRRAELEIPAAVGSHTGRYYCTADNGHGLARSGALNVTVTAPASRPVLTLRAPRTRAVVGDVVEFRCEAQSSSPRILYRFYHEDVILGSTSAPSGRGVSFKLSLTAEHSGNYACEADNGLGAQRSEVVTLSVTEPPPKVRLVNGAHRCEGRVEMKRDGRWGTVCDDGWDLADVAVLCRELGCGVAKHTPAGVLYPPLAEEDQPVLVQAALCSGSEEALAECEQVETFDCDHSEDAGAVCEAFSPHFS, translated from the exons ATGGCTCACTGTCCAAG GGATGACCACACCCTGAGATCGGACGGAAACTCATCAGAGTTTCAGATCTCGGCCGTATGGAAGGAGGACTCGGGATactactggtgtgaggtggccaCGGCGTCCCACAGCGTCTTGAAGCCGAGTCCTCGGTCCCACGTGCTTGTGCAGAGTGAGCCCAGGGGTGGGGCTGCAGGCGGGGTCctgggtggcagggagaggagcagggctCCCGGCAGACCCCCGCTGGGCCTCCGCTGTCCCTGCGGGCGTGGTGGGTACGGGGCCTCAGGGACTCCCCTGGACTCTGCTGTCAGTGGCCACGGGGCCCAGTCTCCCTGGCTCTGCTCTCCCGGTCCGCAAAGCGACCATCGTGAGCTCTCCTGGAGCACCTTGTGTTGCGCTCCAAGAACAAGAG GTGTCCCAGTGTCTGCCGTGCTCCTGGAGACCCAGCCCCAGGGGGGCCACGTGCTTGCAGGGGAGCGTCTGGTCCTCGTCTGCTCTGTGGCTGAAGGCACAGGGGACACCACGTTCTCCTGGCACAGAGAGGACACGGGGGAGCGTCTGGGGAGCACGCGTCAGCGTTCCCGGAGAGCAGAGCTGGAGATCCCTGCTGCCGTGGGGAGTCACACGGGGCGGTACTACTGCACAGCGGACAACGGCCACGGCCTCGCCCGCAGCGGGGCCCTGAACGTCACCGTCACAG CCCCAGCGTCCCGCCCTGTCCTCACCCTCAGGGCACCCAGGACCCGAGCCGTGGTGGGGGACGTGGTGGAGTTTCGCTGTGAGGCCCAGAGCAGTTCTCCCCGGATCCTGTACCGGTTTTACCATGAGGACGTCATCCTGGGGAGCACCTCGGCCCCCTCTGGAAGAGGAGTGTCCTTCAAACTCTCTCTGActgcagaacattctggaaaCTATGCCTGTGAGGCCGACAACGGCCTGGGGGCCCAGCGCAGCGAGGTGGTGACCCTCAGCGTCACAG AGCCTCCGCCCAAAGTCCGCTTGGTGAACGGCGCCCACCGCTGCGAAGGACGGGTGGAGATGAAGCGGGACGGTCGCTGGGGCACCGTGTGTGACGACGGCTGGGACCTGGCAGACGTGGCCGTGCTGTGCCGGGAGCTGGGCTGTGGAGTGGCCAAGCACACCCCCGCAGGCGTGCTGTACCCGCCGTTGGCAGAGGAGGACCAGCCGGTGCTCGTTCAAGCGGCCCTGTGCTCGGGGAGTGAGGAGGCCCTGGCTGAGTGTGAGCAGGTGGAGACCTTCGACTGCGACCACAGCGAGGACGCGGGGGCCGTGTGTGAAG CATTCTCGCCTCATTTTTCTTGA
- the LOC123927411 gene encoding Fc receptor-like protein 2 isoform X4, translating to MLLWPLLLVLAALDPESDQLSIDMPHDVYEGDEVVVRCSAVSSGMIGKVMYYKDESLLATHYHPSGYTIPKASPSDSGSYPCEVHQLVFYRFTTERTSSVWLTVQELFPAPTLTVRPSQPTEGSSVTLSCDTQLPRDRSGTQLRYSFFRDDHTLRSDGNSSEFQISAVWKEDSGYYWCEVATASHSVLKPSPRSHVLVQSVPVSAVLLETQPQGGHVLAGERLVLVCSVAEGTGDTTFSWHREDTGERLGSTRQRSRRAELEIPAAVGSHTGRYYCTADNGHGLARSGALNVTVTAPASRPVLTLRAPRTRAVVGDVVEFRCEAQSSSPRILYRFYHEDVILGSTSAPSGRGVSFKLSLTAEHSGNYACEADNGLGAQRSEVVTLSVTEPPPKVRLVNGAHRCEGRVEMKRDGRWGTVCDDGWDLADVAVLCRELGCGVAKHTPAGVLYPPLAEEDQPVLVQAALCSGSEEALAECEQVETFDCDHSEDAGAVCEAFSPHFS from the exons ATGCTGCTGTGGCCACTGCTTCTGGTCCTCG CTGCTCTGGACCCCGAGTCAG ACCAGCTGAGCATCGACATGCCCCACGATGTCTACGAAGGGGACGAGGTGGTGGTGCGGTGCTCCGCGGTAAGCAGCGGCATGATAGGGAAAGTGATGTACTACAAGGATGAGTCTCTGCTGGCCACTCACTACCACCCCTCAGGCTACACCATCCCAAAGGCAAGCCCCAGTGACAGCGGCTCCTACCCCTGTGAGGTCCACCAGCTGGTCTTCTATAGATTTACGACAGAGAGAACGAGCTCTGTATGGCTCACTGTCCAAG AGCTGTTTCCGGCTCCCACGCTGACCGTCAGGCCCTCGCAGCCCACCGAGGGGAGCTCAGTGACCCTGTCCTGTGACACTCAGCTCCCCAGGGACAGGTCGGGGACGCAGCTTCGCTACTCCTTCTTCAGGGATGACCACACCCTGAGATCGGACGGAAACTCATCAGAGTTTCAGATCTCGGCCGTATGGAAGGAGGACTCGGGATactactggtgtgaggtggccaCGGCGTCCCACAGCGTCTTGAAGCCGAGTCCTCGGTCCCACGTGCTTGTGCAGA GTGTCCCAGTGTCTGCCGTGCTCCTGGAGACCCAGCCCCAGGGGGGCCACGTGCTTGCAGGGGAGCGTCTGGTCCTCGTCTGCTCTGTGGCTGAAGGCACAGGGGACACCACGTTCTCCTGGCACAGAGAGGACACGGGGGAGCGTCTGGGGAGCACGCGTCAGCGTTCCCGGAGAGCAGAGCTGGAGATCCCTGCTGCCGTGGGGAGTCACACGGGGCGGTACTACTGCACAGCGGACAACGGCCACGGCCTCGCCCGCAGCGGGGCCCTGAACGTCACCGTCACAG CCCCAGCGTCCCGCCCTGTCCTCACCCTCAGGGCACCCAGGACCCGAGCCGTGGTGGGGGACGTGGTGGAGTTTCGCTGTGAGGCCCAGAGCAGTTCTCCCCGGATCCTGTACCGGTTTTACCATGAGGACGTCATCCTGGGGAGCACCTCGGCCCCCTCTGGAAGAGGAGTGTCCTTCAAACTCTCTCTGActgcagaacattctggaaaCTATGCCTGTGAGGCCGACAACGGCCTGGGGGCCCAGCGCAGCGAGGTGGTGACCCTCAGCGTCACAG AGCCTCCGCCCAAAGTCCGCTTGGTGAACGGCGCCCACCGCTGCGAAGGACGGGTGGAGATGAAGCGGGACGGTCGCTGGGGCACCGTGTGTGACGACGGCTGGGACCTGGCAGACGTGGCCGTGCTGTGCCGGGAGCTGGGCTGTGGAGTGGCCAAGCACACCCCCGCAGGCGTGCTGTACCCGCCGTTGGCAGAGGAGGACCAGCCGGTGCTCGTTCAAGCGGCCCTGTGCTCGGGGAGTGAGGAGGCCCTGGCTGAGTGTGAGCAGGTGGAGACCTTCGACTGCGACCACAGCGAGGACGCGGGGGCCGTGTGTGAAG CATTCTCGCCTCATTTTTCTTGA
- the LOC123927411 gene encoding Fc receptor-like protein 2 isoform X3, with translation MLLWPLLLVLAALDPESGYTIPKASPSDSGSYPCEVHQLVFYRFTTERTSSVWLTVQELFPAPTLTVRPSQPTEGSSVTLSCDTQLPRDRSGTQLRYSFFRDDHTLRSDGNSSEFQISAVWKEDSGYYWCEVATASHSVLKPSPRSHVLVQSEPRGGAAGGVLGGRERSRAPGRPPLGLRCPCGRGGYGASGTPLDSAVSGHGAQSPWLCSPGPQSDHRELSWSTLCCAPRTRGVPVSAVLLETQPQGGHVLAGERLVLVCSVAEGTGDTTFSWHREDTGERLGSTRQRSRRAELEIPAAVGSHTGRYYCTADNGHGLARSGALNVTVTAPASRPVLTLRAPRTRAVVGDVVEFRCEAQSSSPRILYRFYHEDVILGSTSAPSGRGVSFKLSLTAEHSGNYACEADNGLGAQRSEVVTLSVTEPPPKVRLVNGAHRCEGRVEMKRDGRWGTVCDDGWDLADVAVLCRELGCGVAKHTPAGVLYPPLAEEDQPVLVQAALCSGSEEALAECEQVETFDCDHSEDAGAVCEAFSPHFS, from the exons ATGCTGCTGTGGCCACTGCTTCTGGTCCTCG CTGCTCTGGACCCCGAGTCAG GCTACACCATCCCAAAGGCAAGCCCCAGTGACAGCGGCTCCTACCCCTGTGAGGTCCACCAGCTGGTCTTCTATAGATTTACGACAGAGAGAACGAGCTCTGTATGGCTCACTGTCCAAG AGCTGTTTCCGGCTCCCACGCTGACCGTCAGGCCCTCGCAGCCCACCGAGGGGAGCTCAGTGACCCTGTCCTGTGACACTCAGCTCCCCAGGGACAGGTCGGGGACGCAGCTTCGCTACTCCTTCTTCAGGGATGACCACACCCTGAGATCGGACGGAAACTCATCAGAGTTTCAGATCTCGGCCGTATGGAAGGAGGACTCGGGATactactggtgtgaggtggccaCGGCGTCCCACAGCGTCTTGAAGCCGAGTCCTCGGTCCCACGTGCTTGTGCAGAGTGAGCCCAGGGGTGGGGCTGCAGGCGGGGTCctgggtggcagggagaggagcagggctCCCGGCAGACCCCCGCTGGGCCTCCGCTGTCCCTGCGGGCGTGGTGGGTACGGGGCCTCAGGGACTCCCCTGGACTCTGCTGTCAGTGGCCACGGGGCCCAGTCTCCCTGGCTCTGCTCTCCCGGTCCGCAAAGCGACCATCGTGAGCTCTCCTGGAGCACCTTGTGTTGCGCTCCAAGAACAAGAG GTGTCCCAGTGTCTGCCGTGCTCCTGGAGACCCAGCCCCAGGGGGGCCACGTGCTTGCAGGGGAGCGTCTGGTCCTCGTCTGCTCTGTGGCTGAAGGCACAGGGGACACCACGTTCTCCTGGCACAGAGAGGACACGGGGGAGCGTCTGGGGAGCACGCGTCAGCGTTCCCGGAGAGCAGAGCTGGAGATCCCTGCTGCCGTGGGGAGTCACACGGGGCGGTACTACTGCACAGCGGACAACGGCCACGGCCTCGCCCGCAGCGGGGCCCTGAACGTCACCGTCACAG CCCCAGCGTCCCGCCCTGTCCTCACCCTCAGGGCACCCAGGACCCGAGCCGTGGTGGGGGACGTGGTGGAGTTTCGCTGTGAGGCCCAGAGCAGTTCTCCCCGGATCCTGTACCGGTTTTACCATGAGGACGTCATCCTGGGGAGCACCTCGGCCCCCTCTGGAAGAGGAGTGTCCTTCAAACTCTCTCTGActgcagaacattctggaaaCTATGCCTGTGAGGCCGACAACGGCCTGGGGGCCCAGCGCAGCGAGGTGGTGACCCTCAGCGTCACAG AGCCTCCGCCCAAAGTCCGCTTGGTGAACGGCGCCCACCGCTGCGAAGGACGGGTGGAGATGAAGCGGGACGGTCGCTGGGGCACCGTGTGTGACGACGGCTGGGACCTGGCAGACGTGGCCGTGCTGTGCCGGGAGCTGGGCTGTGGAGTGGCCAAGCACACCCCCGCAGGCGTGCTGTACCCGCCGTTGGCAGAGGAGGACCAGCCGGTGCTCGTTCAAGCGGCCCTGTGCTCGGGGAGTGAGGAGGCCCTGGCTGAGTGTGAGCAGGTGGAGACCTTCGACTGCGACCACAGCGAGGACGCGGGGGCCGTGTGTGAAG CATTCTCGCCTCATTTTTCTTGA
- the LOC123927411 gene encoding Fc receptor-like protein 2 isoform X1, with protein MLLWPLLLVLAALDPESDQLSIDMPHDVYEGDEVVVRCSAVSSGMIGKVMYYKDESLLATHYHPSGYTIPKASPSDSGSYPCEVHQLVFYRFTTERTSSVWLTVQELFPAPTLTVRPSQPTEGSSVTLSCDTQLPRDRSGTQLRYSFFRDDHTLRSDGNSSEFQISAVWKEDSGYYWCEVATASHSVLKPSPRSHVLVQSEPRGGAAGGVLGGRERSRAPGRPPLGLRCPCGRGGYGASGTPLDSAVSGHGAQSPWLCSPGPQSDHRELSWSTLCCAPRTRGVPVSAVLLETQPQGGHVLAGERLVLVCSVAEGTGDTTFSWHREDTGERLGSTRQRSRRAELEIPAAVGSHTGRYYCTADNGHGLARSGALNVTVTAPASRPVLTLRAPRTRAVVGDVVEFRCEAQSSSPRILYRFYHEDVILGSTSAPSGRGVSFKLSLTAEHSGNYACEADNGLGAQRSEVVTLSVTEPPPKVRLVNGAHRCEGRVEMKRDGRWGTVCDDGWDLADVAVLCRELGCGVAKHTPAGVLYPPLAEEDQPVLVQAALCSGSEEALAECEQVETFDCDHSEDAGAVCEAFSPHFS; from the exons ATGCTGCTGTGGCCACTGCTTCTGGTCCTCG CTGCTCTGGACCCCGAGTCAG ACCAGCTGAGCATCGACATGCCCCACGATGTCTACGAAGGGGACGAGGTGGTGGTGCGGTGCTCCGCGGTAAGCAGCGGCATGATAGGGAAAGTGATGTACTACAAGGATGAGTCTCTGCTGGCCACTCACTACCACCCCTCAGGCTACACCATCCCAAAGGCAAGCCCCAGTGACAGCGGCTCCTACCCCTGTGAGGTCCACCAGCTGGTCTTCTATAGATTTACGACAGAGAGAACGAGCTCTGTATGGCTCACTGTCCAAG AGCTGTTTCCGGCTCCCACGCTGACCGTCAGGCCCTCGCAGCCCACCGAGGGGAGCTCAGTGACCCTGTCCTGTGACACTCAGCTCCCCAGGGACAGGTCGGGGACGCAGCTTCGCTACTCCTTCTTCAGGGATGACCACACCCTGAGATCGGACGGAAACTCATCAGAGTTTCAGATCTCGGCCGTATGGAAGGAGGACTCGGGATactactggtgtgaggtggccaCGGCGTCCCACAGCGTCTTGAAGCCGAGTCCTCGGTCCCACGTGCTTGTGCAGAGTGAGCCCAGGGGTGGGGCTGCAGGCGGGGTCctgggtggcagggagaggagcagggctCCCGGCAGACCCCCGCTGGGCCTCCGCTGTCCCTGCGGGCGTGGTGGGTACGGGGCCTCAGGGACTCCCCTGGACTCTGCTGTCAGTGGCCACGGGGCCCAGTCTCCCTGGCTCTGCTCTCCCGGTCCGCAAAGCGACCATCGTGAGCTCTCCTGGAGCACCTTGTGTTGCGCTCCAAGAACAAGAG GTGTCCCAGTGTCTGCCGTGCTCCTGGAGACCCAGCCCCAGGGGGGCCACGTGCTTGCAGGGGAGCGTCTGGTCCTCGTCTGCTCTGTGGCTGAAGGCACAGGGGACACCACGTTCTCCTGGCACAGAGAGGACACGGGGGAGCGTCTGGGGAGCACGCGTCAGCGTTCCCGGAGAGCAGAGCTGGAGATCCCTGCTGCCGTGGGGAGTCACACGGGGCGGTACTACTGCACAGCGGACAACGGCCACGGCCTCGCCCGCAGCGGGGCCCTGAACGTCACCGTCACAG CCCCAGCGTCCCGCCCTGTCCTCACCCTCAGGGCACCCAGGACCCGAGCCGTGGTGGGGGACGTGGTGGAGTTTCGCTGTGAGGCCCAGAGCAGTTCTCCCCGGATCCTGTACCGGTTTTACCATGAGGACGTCATCCTGGGGAGCACCTCGGCCCCCTCTGGAAGAGGAGTGTCCTTCAAACTCTCTCTGActgcagaacattctggaaaCTATGCCTGTGAGGCCGACAACGGCCTGGGGGCCCAGCGCAGCGAGGTGGTGACCCTCAGCGTCACAG AGCCTCCGCCCAAAGTCCGCTTGGTGAACGGCGCCCACCGCTGCGAAGGACGGGTGGAGATGAAGCGGGACGGTCGCTGGGGCACCGTGTGTGACGACGGCTGGGACCTGGCAGACGTGGCCGTGCTGTGCCGGGAGCTGGGCTGTGGAGTGGCCAAGCACACCCCCGCAGGCGTGCTGTACCCGCCGTTGGCAGAGGAGGACCAGCCGGTGCTCGTTCAAGCGGCCCTGTGCTCGGGGAGTGAGGAGGCCCTGGCTGAGTGTGAGCAGGTGGAGACCTTCGACTGCGACCACAGCGAGGACGCGGGGGCCGTGTGTGAAG CATTCTCGCCTCATTTTTCTTGA
- the LOC123927411 gene encoding Fc receptor-like protein 2 isoform X2, whose translation MLLWPLLLVLAALDPESDQLSIDMPHDVYEGDEVVVRCSAVSSGMIGKVMYYKDESLLATHYHPSGYTIPKASPSDSGSYPCEVHQLVFYRFTTERTSSVWLTVQELFPAPTLTVRPSQPTEGSSVTLSCDTQLPRDRSGTQLRYSFFRDDHTLRSDGNSSEFQISAVWKEDSGYYWCEVATASHSVLKPSPRSHVLVQSEPRGGAAGGVLGGRERSRAPGRPPLGLRCPCGRGGYGASGTPLDSAVSGHGAQSPWLCSPGPQSDHRELSWSTLCCAPRTRGVPVSAVLLETQPQGGHVLAGERLVLVCSVAEGTGDTTFSWHREDTGERLGSTRQRSRRAELEIPAAVGSHTGRYYCTADNGHGLARSGALNVTVTASRPVLTLRAPRTRAVVGDVVEFRCEAQSSSPRILYRFYHEDVILGSTSAPSGRGVSFKLSLTAEHSGNYACEADNGLGAQRSEVVTLSVTEPPPKVRLVNGAHRCEGRVEMKRDGRWGTVCDDGWDLADVAVLCRELGCGVAKHTPAGVLYPPLAEEDQPVLVQAALCSGSEEALAECEQVETFDCDHSEDAGAVCEAFSPHFS comes from the exons ATGCTGCTGTGGCCACTGCTTCTGGTCCTCG CTGCTCTGGACCCCGAGTCAG ACCAGCTGAGCATCGACATGCCCCACGATGTCTACGAAGGGGACGAGGTGGTGGTGCGGTGCTCCGCGGTAAGCAGCGGCATGATAGGGAAAGTGATGTACTACAAGGATGAGTCTCTGCTGGCCACTCACTACCACCCCTCAGGCTACACCATCCCAAAGGCAAGCCCCAGTGACAGCGGCTCCTACCCCTGTGAGGTCCACCAGCTGGTCTTCTATAGATTTACGACAGAGAGAACGAGCTCTGTATGGCTCACTGTCCAAG AGCTGTTTCCGGCTCCCACGCTGACCGTCAGGCCCTCGCAGCCCACCGAGGGGAGCTCAGTGACCCTGTCCTGTGACACTCAGCTCCCCAGGGACAGGTCGGGGACGCAGCTTCGCTACTCCTTCTTCAGGGATGACCACACCCTGAGATCGGACGGAAACTCATCAGAGTTTCAGATCTCGGCCGTATGGAAGGAGGACTCGGGATactactggtgtgaggtggccaCGGCGTCCCACAGCGTCTTGAAGCCGAGTCCTCGGTCCCACGTGCTTGTGCAGAGTGAGCCCAGGGGTGGGGCTGCAGGCGGGGTCctgggtggcagggagaggagcagggctCCCGGCAGACCCCCGCTGGGCCTCCGCTGTCCCTGCGGGCGTGGTGGGTACGGGGCCTCAGGGACTCCCCTGGACTCTGCTGTCAGTGGCCACGGGGCCCAGTCTCCCTGGCTCTGCTCTCCCGGTCCGCAAAGCGACCATCGTGAGCTCTCCTGGAGCACCTTGTGTTGCGCTCCAAGAACAAGAG GTGTCCCAGTGTCTGCCGTGCTCCTGGAGACCCAGCCCCAGGGGGGCCACGTGCTTGCAGGGGAGCGTCTGGTCCTCGTCTGCTCTGTGGCTGAAGGCACAGGGGACACCACGTTCTCCTGGCACAGAGAGGACACGGGGGAGCGTCTGGGGAGCACGCGTCAGCGTTCCCGGAGAGCAGAGCTGGAGATCCCTGCTGCCGTGGGGAGTCACACGGGGCGGTACTACTGCACAGCGGACAACGGCCACGGCCTCGCCCGCAGCGGGGCCCTGAACGTCACCGTCACAG CGTCCCGCCCTGTCCTCACCCTCAGGGCACCCAGGACCCGAGCCGTGGTGGGGGACGTGGTGGAGTTTCGCTGTGAGGCCCAGAGCAGTTCTCCCCGGATCCTGTACCGGTTTTACCATGAGGACGTCATCCTGGGGAGCACCTCGGCCCCCTCTGGAAGAGGAGTGTCCTTCAAACTCTCTCTGActgcagaacattctggaaaCTATGCCTGTGAGGCCGACAACGGCCTGGGGGCCCAGCGCAGCGAGGTGGTGACCCTCAGCGTCACAG AGCCTCCGCCCAAAGTCCGCTTGGTGAACGGCGCCCACCGCTGCGAAGGACGGGTGGAGATGAAGCGGGACGGTCGCTGGGGCACCGTGTGTGACGACGGCTGGGACCTGGCAGACGTGGCCGTGCTGTGCCGGGAGCTGGGCTGTGGAGTGGCCAAGCACACCCCCGCAGGCGTGCTGTACCCGCCGTTGGCAGAGGAGGACCAGCCGGTGCTCGTTCAAGCGGCCCTGTGCTCGGGGAGTGAGGAGGCCCTGGCTGAGTGTGAGCAGGTGGAGACCTTCGACTGCGACCACAGCGAGGACGCGGGGGCCGTGTGTGAAG CATTCTCGCCTCATTTTTCTTGA